The sequence ATGATCTTTGTCCTCTAAGGGTCGTGGTTTTATAAAAATCCTCTGCATACAAAATTGATCCAGAGTACCCATGATACAACAGGTTGCTAATTCGTCATCGAGATCAGGCCGTAATTGCCCTTTGGCCTTGGCCTCTTTAAGCATCTCTTTGTAATACTCGATGATAATTGACTGAGCTGCCATGTGATGGACTCGAATTTCCTCAGAAAGGATTTTAACCTGCATGGCAATATGGACAAATTCCATATGATGGTTTAGAAACTGGGCGAGGAAGTGTGAGCAGTTGAGAATTTTTTCCTCGATGGTTTCCCCCTGATCCATGCTTTCTTTTAAGCCTATTCTAAATTGATCCACACTGAATTTGAGTATTTCTTCAAATAAGCGATCTTTACTTTCAAAGTACTCGTAGACTGTACCTTTACCAATCCCCGCCTCTTTGGCGATATACTCCATCTTTGCGCCGTCGAAGCCGTGTTTAGAAAACACACGGATTGCAGCTTTAAGGATCTCTGTCTGTTTTTCTTCTCTCGACGCCGTGGGTACCATCTCCTTTACACAGATTGTGTTAGCTGAGGCGTGGATTTTTGCTTTTTCTTTTCCTTCTTGTTCTTTCTGGAATCCCGAATATCTTCAAAAATTGTATAGATAACGGGCACAAGAAGTAGAGTTGATAGGGTGGAAAGGGTCAGTCCGAAGATTACCACGATACCCATGGGAGCCATGGTTTCTGAACCTTCACCAATACCCAGGGCCATTGGGATAAGTCCCAGGATAGTTGCCAGAGTCGTCATCATAATCGGCCTTAACCGAATCGGCCCGGCGTTTTCGATGGCCTCTTCCCGTTCTTCCCCCCGCTCTCGACGTTTAATAATATAGTCTACCAAGACAATAGCATTACTAACGGCGATACCTACCAAGAGAATCAAACCAATAAACGAGGGAACACTTAAGGTTGTTCGGGTAATGAATAATCCCAGCATTCCGCCGGAGAATCCCATGGGTAAGGATAGAATAATCGTAAAGGGGTGGAGTAAGGATTCGAACTGAGCCGCCAAAATCATGTAAACCAGCAGAATTGCCAGAACTAAGGCCATGCCCAAATCAGCGAAGGATTCCATAAGCTCTTTATTCTCACCTAAGACTTCATAAGTATAGCCATCCGGCATCTGATAATCTTTTAGCTTTGTTTCGATATCGGTGGTTATACTCCTTAAATCCCGATCAACAATTTGACTGGTAATATGGACAACGCGAGTCTGTCCTGTTCTCTCGATCTTAACCGGTCCCCGTCCGATCTCAACA comes from Desulfosporosinus meridiei DSM 13257 and encodes:
- a CDS encoding TetR/AcrR family transcriptional regulator, translated to MVPTASREEKQTEILKAAIRVFSKHGFDGAKMEYIAKEAGIGKGTVYEYFESKDRLFEEILKFSVDQFRIGLKESMDQGETIEEKILNCSHFLAQFLNHHMEFVHIAMQVKILSEEIRVHHMAAQSIIIEYYKEMLKEAKAKGQLRPDLDDELATCCIMGTLDQFCMQRIFIKPRPLEDKDHQAMVDVILTGLR